A single region of the Palaemon carinicauda isolate YSFRI2023 chromosome 17, ASM3689809v2, whole genome shotgun sequence genome encodes:
- the LOC137656856 gene encoding cyclic AMP-dependent transcription factor ATF-4-like has protein sequence MMECNWNSSSLPWLARDEPDFPLGAKDASYLPSATNIEFKHDIYDLPDWMESRDIVVHPNDAFSNIPRHPEQMEIDSSTQGFGGFLDKDEDYGLSINPDDMLVPLSELQPEKYASPNTIVPASSNPKVSVRVSRVKVPKKSIECSAVQNSTEMNALQPYSFTASQNPMKAEPIGDFQNSSTDELLNELVNLANQGPNHLTSLIESLDSSLVQAGMDELLSQLQESDDANQEVQDPLSPACVPPFSPACVPSPVPSVGSLSPQSTADYSFHRLLSPVYQFNDATPKSENFTVVSSSVSPQSTTDSFPQLVSPVYPCNDVNSEDVIVVSSPLPLSHIDSSPLTFSPYDEESSSIASADVEDNLSVSSPVGKDEEESASDYIKTEMHSYSRSPRKIRSKRKISSGSAYPESRKERKKEQNKQAALRYRQKKKQEDDEIMSKIHAEEKRQKQLQAKYTNLKQELACLKKIMREVLIAKGTLSPDAFKKK, from the coding sequence ACCTACCTGACTGGATGGAAAGTCGTGACATCGTGGTTCACCCCAATGATGCCTTTTCCAACATTCCTAGACATCCGGAACAGATGGAAATTGATAGCAGTACTCAAGGTTTTGGTGGATTTCTTGATAAAGATGAAGATTATGGTCTAAGTATAAATCCAGATGACATGCTAGTACCCTTGTCAGAACTTCAGCCTGAGAAATATGCCTCTCCTAACACCATTGTGCCAGCATCCTCCAATCCAAAAGTTTCAGTGCGTGTAAGCAGAGTCAAAGTACCCAAAAAATCTATCGAATGTTCAGCAGTCCAAAATTCTACCGAGATGAATGCTTTGCAACCATACAGTTTTACCGCTTCCCAAAACCCTATGAAAGCTGAGCCAATTGGGGATTTTCAAAATTCCTCCACCGATGAACTCCTAAACGAATTGGTCAATCTTGCAAATCAAGGACCCAATCATCTTACTAGCTTGATTGAATCTTTAGATTCATCATTAGTTCAAGCAGGGATGGATGAATTGTTGTCACAGTTACAAGAATCAGATGATGCTAATCAAGAAGTGCAAGATCCTCTTTCACCTGCTTGTGTCCCACCTTTTTCACCTGCTTGTGTCCCATCTCCCGTTCCATCTGTAGGGAGTTTATCCCCCCAGTCAACTGCTGATTATTCATTCCATCGGTTATTATCTCCAGTTTATCAATTTAATGATGCAACCCCTAAGTCAGAGAATTTTACAGTAGTTTCTTCAAGTGTATCCCCTCAGTCTACTACTGATTCATTCCCTCAGTTGGTATCTCCAGTTTATCCTTGTAATGATGTAAACTCTGAGGATGTCATTGTAGTATCTTCTCCCTTGCCTTTGTCACACATTGATTCCAGCCCATTAACATTTTCTCCTTATGATGAAGAGAGCTCATCAATTGCATCTGCCGATGTTGAAGACAACCTGTCGGTTTCATCCCCAGTTGGTAAGGATGAAGAAGAATCAGCGAGTGACTATATTAAGACTGAAATGCATTCATATTCTCGTTCCCCTCGCAAAATCCGATCCAAGCGCAAAATTTCCTCTGGCTCTGCTTACCCTGAGAGTAGAAAAGAGCGCAAGAAGGAGCAAAACAAACAGGCAGCCCTTCGTTATCGTCAGAAAAAGAAGCAGGAGGATGATGAAATAATGTCCAAAATTCATGCTGAAGAGAAGAGGCAAAAACAGCTTCAGGCAAAATATACCAATTTAAAGCAAGAACTGGCTTGTTTGAAGAAGATCATGAGGGAAGTCCTCATAGCTAAAGGCACTCTCTCTCCAGATGCTTTTAAGAAAAAATAG